From Shewanella yunxiaonensis, the proteins below share one genomic window:
- a CDS encoding VanZ family protein encodes MIKKQLVFRVALLAAVLLISYLVFSKPSYPQNIPNIDKVGHVGSFFLLAWLAYLAYRPRWYWIVLELACYGFIIEAVQYFLPYRSCDVKDFMADMAGVALFYLLLGSWRGLRKRRQSSNKA; translated from the coding sequence GTGATTAAGAAACAGCTAGTTTTCCGGGTAGCATTACTGGCCGCAGTACTGTTGATCAGTTATCTGGTTTTTTCCAAGCCCAGTTATCCGCAGAATATCCCGAATATCGACAAAGTTGGTCATGTTGGTAGCTTCTTCCTGCTGGCGTGGCTAGCTTATCTGGCCTACCGTCCGCGCTGGTACTGGATTGTACTGGAACTCGCGTGTTACGGATTCATTATTGAAGCAGTGCAATACTTTCTGCCTTACCGCAGTTGCGACGTAAAAGATTTTATGGCCGATATGGCAGGGGTCGCTCTATTCTATCTGCTACTTGGAAGCTGGCGCGGTTTGCGTAAGAGGCGACAATCGAGCAACAAGGCATGA
- a CDS encoding LysR family transcriptional regulator, producing the protein MKVTLKQLLVFKTIYQEGQISKAAKQLHMSVPAVSMALKELESVLESRLFQRTGSGLQLNGQGELLLPYANEMLTTGEKMEQVFSASASGVSGTLTIGACKTAGNYALSRLLPVFHKRFPSTQLRLVIKDSNSVERMLVEREVDLAFVDAKPSLPSIASAFWLKDRICIVCGAANPLAHKVMTTELLSQQVWYLDESATVSRVRAIQLLHSCGIVPSQNITMTTLGAIKRATATGYGVSVLPYMAIDAELARGDLVELSLDGWDFERNYWMICRADGQVSPVSCNFKAFAVDNSDNLRQLC; encoded by the coding sequence ATGAAAGTCACGTTAAAGCAGTTGCTAGTTTTTAAAACTATTTATCAAGAGGGGCAGATATCAAAAGCCGCCAAGCAACTGCATATGTCGGTTCCAGCAGTAAGCATGGCATTAAAAGAGTTGGAAAGCGTACTAGAGAGTCGCTTATTTCAGCGCACAGGAAGTGGTTTACAGCTTAATGGCCAAGGTGAACTGTTGTTGCCATATGCAAATGAAATGCTGACAACGGGAGAGAAAATGGAGCAAGTTTTCTCTGCTTCTGCATCTGGTGTCAGCGGAACATTGACCATTGGCGCCTGTAAGACGGCGGGTAACTACGCGCTTTCAAGGTTGTTGCCGGTATTTCATAAGCGGTTTCCATCTACACAACTGCGTTTAGTGATTAAAGATTCTAATAGTGTTGAACGAATGCTAGTAGAGCGCGAAGTTGATCTTGCGTTTGTTGATGCCAAGCCAAGTTTACCATCAATTGCGAGTGCGTTTTGGCTGAAAGATCGTATCTGTATTGTCTGCGGTGCAGCTAATCCATTGGCTCATAAGGTAATGACTACTGAGTTATTATCCCAGCAGGTTTGGTACCTTGATGAATCTGCCACTGTATCCCGTGTACGAGCAATTCAGCTGTTACACAGTTGCGGTATCGTGCCTTCGCAAAATATTACCATGACAACACTTGGCGCGATAAAAAGAGCGACTGCAACTGGTTATGGTGTCAGCGTATTGCCTTATATGGCTATTGACGCAGAACTTGCGCGAGGTGATTTAGTTGAGTTGTCACTCGACGGATGGGACTTTGAACGAAATTATTGGATGATTTGTCGGGCAGATGGACAGGTATCTCCGGTAAGCTGCAATTTTAAGGCGTTTGCTGTCGATAATTCAGATAATCTTCGCCAGTTATGTTAA
- a CDS encoding porin — MKKTMLALSLIAAAVPVSSAFASDAQFYGRAWLGLTNSDNGVLANRKENGTQLENFASFLGLKGDEKLSDNLKVIYVAEFGTEGYYDTSELFTPRNTYIGVAGNLGSIVFGRNDTVFKKTEGKVDLFNITSADMAKLISGNDRLGDSVTYYSPKLSGIQFGSSYQFADNTSSSSGNYAVSATIGDSRLKKDNYYVAVAYADGLNQLDAYRVVGGTKLAGIHWGALVQHAKSDKYENLSGNSYLLSAALPFDQYQLKLQYLYDKAGLGKITGNLADKSSVTDTNSYLVSCGLDYSASKATTIGVIASYLNGNVTDKNGYQDYDDTQFTVYLKQLF, encoded by the coding sequence ATGAAAAAAACAATGTTAGCTCTTAGCCTTATTGCCGCTGCTGTACCAGTTAGCAGTGCTTTTGCCAGTGATGCTCAATTTTATGGCCGTGCTTGGCTGGGTTTAACTAATTCAGATAATGGAGTGTTGGCCAATCGCAAAGAAAATGGTACACAGCTTGAAAATTTCGCATCATTTTTAGGACTTAAGGGAGATGAAAAATTAAGCGATAACTTAAAGGTTATTTATGTCGCAGAATTTGGTACTGAAGGTTATTACGACACTTCTGAATTATTTACACCAAGAAATACATATATCGGTGTGGCGGGGAATTTAGGTTCTATTGTATTTGGGCGCAATGATACAGTATTTAAAAAGACTGAAGGTAAAGTTGATTTATTTAATATTACTTCAGCAGATATGGCAAAATTGATTTCAGGTAATGATCGTCTAGGTGATTCTGTTACTTATTATTCGCCAAAATTATCTGGTATTCAATTTGGGTCAAGCTATCAGTTTGCCGATAACACAAGTAGTAGCTCAGGTAATTATGCGGTCAGTGCGACTATCGGTGATAGTCGTTTGAAAAAAGACAACTACTATGTGGCAGTTGCCTATGCCGATGGTTTAAATCAGTTAGATGCTTATCGTGTCGTTGGTGGGACCAAGCTGGCAGGTATCCATTGGGGAGCGCTGGTTCAGCATGCTAAATCAGATAAATATGAAAATCTTAGTGGTAACAGCTACCTGTTAAGTGCGGCCTTACCTTTCGATCAATATCAGCTGAAATTACAGTATCTCTATGACAAAGCGGGACTAGGTAAAATTACCGGTAACCTAGCAGATAAGAGTAGCGTTACAGATACCAACAGTTATTTGGTTTCATGCGGGCTGGATTATTCTGCCTCTAAAGCAACCACAATTGGGGTTATTGCCAGTTATCTCAATGGAAATGTTACTGACAAGAATGGTTATCAAGACTATGACGATACTCAGTTTACTGTCTATTTGAAACAGCTTTTTTAA
- a CDS encoding AmpG family muropeptide MFS transporter, translated as MSKSHLSTLKNTFGIYLHRRVLVLLLLGFSSGLPLMLVFSTLSFWLREAGVDRAEIGYFSWIALMYAFKWAWSPLVDRMPLPFLSHYFGRRRGWMIFSQSLLIMAILGMAASDPRSDLTHLALFAALVAFSSATQDIVIDAFRIESAPEGMQAALAAAYQVGYRSAMIIATAGALTIAAWISPNPEGYDLNSWQTAYLAMAGLMLIGLITSFFASEPCVDVRDACGEEIRMKQHLRQQHSRPVAGLLAWLYAAVALPFIDFFRRYGTHAIVILLLISCYRISDIVMGIMANVFYVDMGFSKEEIATLSKVYGLIMTLIGSGVGGLLVARYGTMKILYIGAFLVATTNLLFALQAYVGYNVPLLTVAISADNFSGGIATAAFIAYLSGLTGAGYSATQYALLSSIMLLFPKFIAGFSGEWVNAFGYVNFFVSASIIGLPVLLLIKLVDRKPPALAETVTADDKASEQP; from the coding sequence ATGTCTAAAAGCCATCTATCTACGTTAAAAAATACCTTTGGCATCTATCTGCATCGGCGGGTATTGGTATTGCTATTACTTGGCTTTTCATCCGGACTGCCACTAATGTTAGTGTTTTCCACGCTGTCATTCTGGTTACGAGAAGCAGGAGTTGATCGCGCAGAAATTGGCTATTTCAGCTGGATTGCTCTGATGTATGCGTTTAAATGGGCTTGGTCGCCGTTAGTTGATCGCATGCCGCTCCCCTTTCTCAGTCACTATTTCGGGCGCCGCCGTGGTTGGATGATCTTTTCGCAGTCACTCTTGATAATGGCCATTCTTGGCATGGCCGCCAGCGATCCTCGTAGCGACCTTACGCACTTAGCACTATTTGCAGCACTGGTGGCATTTTCCTCCGCCACTCAGGATATTGTCATCGATGCCTTTCGCATTGAATCGGCCCCGGAAGGTATGCAAGCCGCGCTAGCCGCGGCATATCAGGTCGGTTATCGCAGTGCCATGATTATTGCGACCGCTGGCGCACTGACCATTGCCGCCTGGATCTCACCTAATCCTGAAGGTTATGATCTTAATAGCTGGCAAACGGCCTACTTAGCGATGGCAGGGTTGATGTTAATCGGGCTCATCACCAGCTTCTTTGCCAGTGAACCTTGCGTAGATGTACGCGATGCCTGTGGTGAAGAAATTCGGATGAAGCAACACCTACGTCAACAACATTCACGCCCGGTTGCCGGGCTACTTGCCTGGCTCTATGCCGCAGTGGCCTTGCCATTCATTGATTTTTTCCGTCGCTATGGCACGCATGCCATTGTCATATTGCTACTGATTTCCTGTTATCGCATCTCAGACATAGTGATGGGCATTATGGCTAACGTGTTCTATGTCGATATGGGATTTTCCAAAGAGGAGATTGCCACCCTCAGCAAGGTCTACGGGCTGATTATGACGCTGATAGGCTCCGGTGTTGGCGGCTTATTGGTCGCCCGCTATGGCACCATGAAAATCCTCTACATTGGCGCGTTTCTGGTCGCTACGACTAACCTGCTGTTCGCCCTCCAAGCCTATGTTGGCTATAACGTGCCGCTGTTGACGGTGGCCATCTCTGCCGACAACTTCAGTGGTGGTATTGCGACAGCGGCATTTATCGCTTATTTATCAGGGCTAACGGGGGCCGGTTACAGCGCGACACAATATGCGCTGCTTTCGTCGATCATGCTGTTATTTCCCAAATTCATCGCCGGATTCTCCGGTGAATGGGTTAACGCCTTTGGCTATGTAAATTTCTTTGTCAGTGCCAGCATTATTGGCTTACCAGTATTGCTGCTCATCAAACTTGTGGATCGCAAACCACCAGCGCTAGCGGAGACAGTTACAGCAGACGACAAAGCCTCTGAACAGCCATAA
- a CDS encoding peptidylprolyl isomerase: MTRWIIVLPLLLCSQLALALDIQKDNLFPRVELDTTMGKIVVDLDRSRAPITVDNFLTYVVRGDYNNTVFHRIIKDFVVQGGGYDPQLKTLREDKPIVNESGNGLSNTLGTIGMAREKDPHTATRQFYFNVADNTKLDPSSKHWGYAVFGEVSEGLEVLQKMAQVPTGPNTALQWEDVPLTPIILKKATLLPAN; the protein is encoded by the coding sequence ATGACCCGTTGGATTATTGTTTTGCCGTTGTTGCTGTGCAGTCAGTTAGCACTGGCGCTCGACATTCAAAAGGACAATCTGTTTCCTCGAGTGGAGTTGGACACCACAATGGGCAAAATTGTGGTAGATCTTGACCGTAGCCGGGCCCCTATCACGGTGGATAATTTTCTGACTTATGTGGTAAGAGGCGATTATAACAACACTGTATTCCACCGAATTATCAAAGACTTTGTTGTTCAAGGTGGAGGTTATGATCCACAGCTCAAGACATTGCGGGAAGATAAGCCAATTGTTAATGAGTCGGGTAATGGCCTATCCAACACGTTAGGTACTATCGGCATGGCTCGGGAGAAAGATCCACATACGGCTACCCGGCAGTTTTACTTCAATGTGGCGGACAATACTAAGCTCGACCCTTCCTCGAAACACTGGGGATATGCAGTTTTTGGTGAAGTCAGTGAAGGGCTTGAGGTGCTGCAAAAAATGGCACAGGTGCCTACCGGACCCAATACTGCATTGCAATGGGAAGATGTGCCGTTAACGCCCATTATTCTGAAAAAGGCGACATTGCTCCCAGCAAATTGA
- a CDS encoding YajQ family cyclic di-GMP-binding protein gives MPSFDIVSEVNAVELRNATDNSRRELDSRFDFRGVEYDVDLKDFVITLSSESDFQCKQMVDILRTQLSKRNVDPKAMEVDEKIIHTGKTFALKVRFKQGVETETAKKLVKLIKDSKLKVQAQIQGDSVRVTGKKRDDLQAVMALARNAELGQPFQFNNFRD, from the coding sequence ATGCCTTCATTTGATATTGTTTCTGAAGTAAATGCCGTTGAACTGCGTAATGCAACCGATAATAGCCGCCGTGAGCTGGATTCACGCTTTGATTTCCGTGGCGTGGAATACGATGTGGATCTGAAGGATTTTGTCATAACGCTCTCATCAGAATCTGATTTTCAGTGTAAGCAAATGGTCGATATCCTGCGGACTCAGCTAAGTAAACGCAATGTGGATCCGAAGGCGATGGAGGTCGATGAAAAAATTATCCACACCGGAAAAACCTTTGCGTTGAAAGTACGCTTTAAGCAGGGCGTTGAGACTGAAACGGCCAAAAAGCTGGTGAAGCTCATCAAGGACAGCAAGCTAAAGGTCCAAGCCCAAATTCAGGGCGATTCCGTGCGGGTAACGGGCAAGAAGCGTGATGATTTACAAGCGGTAATGGCGCTAGCCCGAAATGCGGAGCTAGGACAGCCGTTCCAGTTCAACAACTTTCGTGATTAA
- a CDS encoding ketopantoate reductase family protein, with translation MRIAILGAGAIGQLLAHQLADCGEFPLLLVRPEHTPCRGQDTYHIESDQQRRAHTFQWLSTTADNQAFSEIELLIVTLKAYQVPTVLPELLPKLPLSCHVLLLHNGLGSHSKIIPLLNGRGLSLGTTSQGALRQTPQQIRHTGKGLTQFGPIAGPMMSAPLKLLLLKAIPDSEWCDDILQALWEKLAVNAAINPLTAIDNVPNGTLAAERYQQTIKMVINELVSIAHLEGISLHCDKLLLRVNKVIELTAKNYSSMQQDLQHGRPTEIDAINGYLVQLAQQHGIEAPMNQLLTQKIKQLSHLADAL, from the coding sequence ATGAGAATAGCGATTTTAGGCGCTGGCGCAATCGGTCAGTTACTCGCGCATCAATTGGCAGATTGCGGAGAGTTTCCGTTATTGCTAGTGCGGCCGGAGCATACACCGTGCCGTGGACAGGACACGTATCATATTGAGTCAGATCAGCAACGCCGCGCGCATACCTTTCAGTGGCTGTCCACCACCGCTGATAACCAGGCATTCAGCGAAATTGAGCTACTGATAGTGACGCTCAAAGCTTATCAAGTTCCAACGGTATTGCCGGAATTACTTCCTAAGCTGCCATTAAGTTGTCATGTGCTGCTGTTGCACAACGGGCTGGGCTCCCACAGTAAAATCATTCCGCTGCTCAATGGTAGAGGTCTTTCGCTCGGTACCACCAGCCAAGGCGCACTCAGGCAAACCCCGCAACAAATACGTCATACCGGTAAAGGATTAACACAATTCGGCCCAATTGCCGGGCCCATGATGTCAGCCCCATTAAAACTCTTATTGTTGAAAGCCATTCCTGACAGTGAGTGGTGTGATGATATTTTGCAGGCGCTGTGGGAAAAACTGGCCGTTAATGCTGCCATTAACCCACTAACGGCGATTGATAACGTGCCAAACGGCACACTAGCAGCGGAGCGCTACCAACAAACCATCAAAATGGTTATTAATGAGCTGGTTAGTATTGCTCACTTGGAAGGGATATCACTTCATTGTGACAAGTTGCTGCTGCGAGTGAACAAGGTTATCGAACTCACCGCCAAGAACTATTCCTCCATGCAGCAAGATCTGCAACATGGTCGCCCGACAGAGATTGATGCCATTAATGGCTACCTCGTGCAATTGGCCCAACAGCATGGAATTGAGGCGCCAATGAACCAGTTGCTGACCCAAAAGATTAAACAGCTATCTCACTTAGCTGATGCGTTGTAA
- a CDS encoding DUF2804 family protein: protein MWTEESSPVKNPASGVFTRESPPTLVVGGMPVYGHFDGMVHSLGLRNFRLTDEMDRPLSGLQQRMQFRQQEFVSIHSRRYMLGLGLMASGFANSGFCYLYDLVFGKLYHKQWQWPLSLSEKLAHSPWQGTSSAKGIKIKRENGLWHLTLALSVQGVEISAQLSLEPRALSLPMTLCCPNGYNGWGYAQQHSGLKLKGALSINHEPQPLSRAMGGYGFWAGYASGQNRWRWACINGEPNGVPIALNLACGINDTGSCQNVLWQDGARHLLTPVHFNVDHRPAREGRWRIWSEREELDLWFTPTNHVQHRQKGLRTRVLRRHYMGVFDGWVRDGSGQQQPIKQQLGIAEDFFARW, encoded by the coding sequence ATGTGGACTGAAGAATCTTCCCCGGTTAAAAACCCTGCGAGCGGGGTTTTTACTCGTGAATCACCGCCGACGCTCGTCGTGGGTGGTATGCCGGTATATGGGCATTTCGACGGTATGGTGCACTCGTTGGGGTTAAGAAATTTTCGCCTGACGGACGAAATGGATCGTCCCTTGTCTGGCTTGCAACAACGTATGCAATTCCGGCAACAGGAGTTTGTGTCGATTCATAGTCGTCGCTACATGTTGGGACTAGGCTTGATGGCTTCGGGCTTTGCTAACAGCGGCTTTTGTTATTTATACGATTTAGTGTTCGGCAAGCTGTACCACAAGCAATGGCAATGGCCTTTATCATTATCTGAAAAGTTGGCCCACTCTCCCTGGCAGGGAACTAGCAGTGCCAAGGGCATCAAGATTAAACGAGAAAATGGCCTCTGGCATTTGACGTTGGCGTTGTCAGTGCAGGGAGTAGAGATTTCTGCACAACTGTCTCTGGAACCTAGAGCGCTGAGTCTGCCAATGACTTTGTGTTGCCCCAATGGGTATAACGGCTGGGGTTATGCGCAGCAACACAGCGGTTTGAAACTCAAAGGCGCACTGTCTATTAATCACGAACCTCAGCCGTTGTCACGGGCTATGGGGGGCTACGGTTTTTGGGCGGGCTATGCGTCTGGACAAAACCGCTGGCGTTGGGCGTGCATTAATGGTGAACCTAATGGGGTTCCGATAGCATTAAATCTTGCCTGTGGCATTAATGACACCGGGTCCTGTCAGAATGTGTTGTGGCAGGACGGCGCACGTCATCTACTGACCCCCGTTCACTTTAATGTGGATCATCGCCCGGCTAGAGAAGGTCGCTGGCGGATCTGGTCTGAACGGGAAGAACTGGACCTATGGTTTACGCCTACTAACCATGTTCAGCATCGCCAAAAAGGGTTACGTACTCGCGTATTACGTCGTCATTATATGGGGGTGTTTGATGGCTGGGTTCGTGATGGTTCTGGGCAACAACAGCCAATCAAACAACAACTAGGTATCGCGGAAGACTTTTTTGCGCGCTGGTAA
- a CDS encoding YajG family lipoprotein: MKIIVTFLAVSTLLMGCASHSPDKIALGPEQPQVQVQTSQLTPLALTASDLRTVNYVVRYVDTKPQRLVGTFQDMRSVTEQLFRKGFASAGYQIDPASGTTLDMRLEQLQTDVENSMLGFEAITNLAISVQASNSSHTFSKRYSATSRLKGPFSADFATLELDINKLLTQLSGEIINDPELNQFLKQAK; encoded by the coding sequence ATGAAAATTATTGTCACTTTTCTGGCTGTCAGCACGTTGCTGATGGGTTGTGCCAGTCACTCTCCTGACAAAATTGCACTGGGACCGGAACAGCCGCAAGTGCAGGTACAAACCAGCCAGCTAACACCACTAGCGCTGACAGCGAGTGATCTGCGAACCGTAAATTACGTCGTGCGTTATGTCGATACCAAGCCGCAACGGTTGGTGGGGACTTTTCAAGATATGCGTAGCGTAACTGAACAACTCTTCCGCAAAGGCTTTGCCAGTGCCGGTTATCAGATAGACCCCGCCAGCGGCACTACATTAGATATGCGTCTAGAGCAGTTGCAGACAGATGTTGAGAACTCCATGTTGGGGTTTGAGGCCATCACCAATTTGGCTATTAGTGTGCAGGCCAGCAATAGCAGCCACACGTTTAGTAAACGCTATTCCGCTACCAGCCGATTAAAAGGCCCCTTCAGTGCGGATTTTGCAACGTTGGAACTGGATATTAATAAGCTTTTGACCCAATTATCCGGGGAAATTATTAACGATCCCGAGCTGAATCAGTTTCTGAAACAAGCGAAGTAA
- a CDS encoding DUF819 family protein, translating into MLKITTDYQLFGILSVILGVIFYTSGIKRRFFITLYKVMPVMVACYFLPSLLNTFHLIQIENSQLIYLVRDYLMPSCLCLLLLGLDIRAVISSGGKLFLLFLIGSLGVFIGGPLALLFVTHFSPSMLLDHGSNSLWRGMATLAGNWVGGTANQMAIKQLFNVGDNIFGVFVTVNVLLSGIWMSLLLFLAPHEPQINRWLGSRSPAILTNTVAPAERLPDLRHLMLLICLPLVLSGLAHACSGWLATWCSTLWPGASQYQLHLPFLWRIVLITTGSVMLSLSPARKLAMYGADKIGTVCLYFMLAIMGLKMNIAMLLSLPWYFVIGAVWLFIHIILMLFATWRLRLPFSYMAIASQCNLGGAASAPVVASAYNKALVPLAVLIAVFGYAWANFVAWACGQWLQRIS; encoded by the coding sequence ATGTTAAAAATCACAACTGATTATCAGCTATTCGGCATTCTTAGCGTGATCCTTGGTGTTATCTTTTACACTTCAGGGATCAAGCGTCGATTTTTCATTACGTTATACAAAGTTATGCCAGTGATGGTGGCGTGCTATTTTCTGCCGTCACTCCTTAACACCTTCCATTTGATCCAGATAGAGAATTCTCAATTGATCTATCTGGTGCGCGATTATTTAATGCCCTCCTGCCTTTGTCTCTTACTCTTAGGATTGGATATTCGCGCCGTTATTAGTAGCGGTGGTAAGTTATTTCTTTTGTTTCTGATTGGCAGTCTCGGGGTGTTTATTGGTGGGCCACTGGCATTGCTATTTGTCACTCATTTTTCCCCGTCAATGTTACTGGATCATGGCAGCAATAGTCTTTGGCGAGGCATGGCAACGTTGGCTGGAAACTGGGTGGGCGGTACCGCTAATCAAATGGCTATCAAACAGTTATTTAACGTAGGCGACAATATTTTTGGCGTTTTTGTTACCGTAAACGTCTTGTTGTCCGGGATTTGGATGTCGTTGCTATTGTTTCTGGCACCTCACGAACCTCAAATTAATCGTTGGTTGGGCAGTCGTTCCCCAGCAATATTAACAAATACTGTCGCTCCGGCAGAACGTTTGCCCGACTTACGTCACCTGATGCTATTGATATGTCTGCCTTTGGTTCTAAGTGGTTTGGCTCACGCATGCTCTGGCTGGCTGGCAACATGGTGTTCCACTCTTTGGCCTGGGGCTTCTCAATATCAGCTACATTTGCCGTTTTTATGGAGAATTGTGTTAATCACCACTGGCAGCGTGATGTTGTCACTTAGCCCTGCGAGAAAACTTGCGATGTATGGCGCTGATAAAATAGGTACCGTATGTTTGTATTTTATGTTGGCAATTATGGGGTTAAAGATGAATATTGCCATGTTGCTATCATTGCCGTGGTATTTTGTGATAGGCGCTGTTTGGTTATTTATTCACATAATACTGATGTTGTTCGCAACTTGGCGTTTGCGCCTACCTTTCAGTTACATGGCTATCGCTAGCCAGTGTAATCTCGGTGGTGCAGCATCTGCACCTGTGGTGGCAAGTGCCTACAATAAAGCTTTGGTACCCTTGGCGGTTTTGATTGCAGTGTTTGGTTATGCTTGGGCTAATTTTGTTGCTTGGGCATGTGGACAATGGTTACAACGCATCAGCTAA
- the grxB gene encoding glutaredoxin 2, with protein sequence MKLFIFDHCPYCVRAMMVTGLKQLDVEWVYLQNQDVQARLGKVGANLVPILQKPDGSYMAESLDIVAFLDKLEGAPVLLPATQQEVIQNYLKESSYSTSRLLFPRNVRLGLPEFSSAEAIDWFTQNKTALIGMSFEDAFANTQTYLQGLYQCWSMLDDVILPSARDNQLSYDDIILFPGLRNLTMVKGITFSPRMVKYLEEVTSLTKVQCYTNIAV encoded by the coding sequence ATGAAGCTATTTATTTTTGACCACTGTCCGTATTGTGTCAGAGCCATGATGGTGACTGGACTTAAGCAGCTGGATGTTGAATGGGTTTATTTGCAAAACCAGGATGTGCAGGCACGGTTGGGTAAAGTGGGAGCCAATCTGGTGCCAATTCTGCAAAAGCCTGATGGTAGTTATATGGCTGAGAGTCTTGATATTGTAGCTTTCCTCGATAAGCTTGAGGGTGCCCCTGTTTTACTGCCAGCAACACAACAGGAAGTGATTCAAAATTATCTTAAGGAATCATCCTATAGCACCAGCCGATTGCTGTTCCCACGAAATGTGCGGTTAGGATTACCGGAGTTTTCTAGTGCAGAAGCTATCGACTGGTTTACTCAAAATAAAACCGCGTTAATTGGTATGAGTTTCGAAGACGCGTTTGCTAATACTCAGACCTACTTACAAGGCTTGTATCAGTGCTGGTCGATGCTTGACGATGTTATCTTGCCGTCGGCCAGAGACAATCAGCTGAGTTATGACGACATTATTCTGTTTCCCGGACTACGCAATTTAACCATGGTGAAAGGGATAACCTTTAGCCCGCGTATGGTTAAGTATCTTGAGGAAGTGACCTCACTGACTAAGGTGCAGTGCTAT